A section of the Spirochaeta isovalerica genome encodes:
- the trpB gene encoding tryptophan synthase subunit beta, producing the protein MAVYNDFFGPYGGRYVAELLRGPLDELEAAFKEAMDDDGFLKELNRFGKEYIGRPTPLLYAEKASKAVGGADIYIKLEGLANTGAHKINNAAGQALLAKRMGKSRIIAETGAGQHGVATAAVCARLGLECRVYMGSEDIKRQRPNVFLMEMFGAEVFPVESGSKTLKDAVNEALRDWASSSADTHYLIGSALGPSPYPDMVREFQSVIGKEVKAEQEKRKLQVRAMVACVGGGSNAIGFFEPFIHSGTPRLIGAEAGGTGPEEGCHAARMTGEGRTGVIQGYKSRFLFDGDGQVLHTHSISAGLDYPGIGPQLAHLGDTGRIEFTSVRDDEALEALRFFASNEGIIFALESAHAGAAGLKIAEQYKPGEAVIINMSGRGDKDIFITAKALQRDKWFDFLNEETKNG; encoded by the coding sequence ATGGCTGTGTATAATGATTTTTTCGGTCCCTACGGCGGACGTTATGTGGCGGAACTGCTCCGGGGACCTCTCGACGAACTGGAAGCCGCTTTTAAAGAAGCTATGGATGACGATGGCTTTCTAAAGGAACTGAACCGTTTCGGCAAAGAGTATATCGGCCGCCCCACGCCGCTGCTCTACGCGGAGAAAGCATCGAAGGCGGTTGGCGGTGCGGATATCTATATCAAACTGGAAGGGCTGGCCAATACGGGAGCCCATAAAATCAACAATGCCGCCGGTCAGGCTCTTCTGGCCAAAAGAATGGGGAAGAGCCGGATTATCGCTGAAACGGGAGCGGGTCAGCACGGCGTGGCAACGGCGGCGGTCTGCGCCAGGCTGGGATTGGAATGCCGGGTCTACATGGGCTCTGAAGATATAAAGAGGCAGAGACCCAATGTTTTTCTCATGGAGATGTTCGGCGCCGAAGTCTTTCCTGTGGAATCGGGATCCAAAACCCTGAAGGATGCCGTGAACGAAGCGCTCCGTGACTGGGCCTCCTCCAGCGCCGATACCCATTATCTGATCGGTTCCGCTCTCGGACCGAGCCCTTATCCCGATATGGTCCGGGAGTTCCAGTCCGTTATAGGAAAGGAAGTCAAGGCGGAACAGGAGAAGAGGAAGCTTCAGGTCAGAGCCATGGTCGCCTGTGTGGGCGGCGGTTCCAACGCCATCGGCTTTTTCGAACCTTTCATCCATAGCGGAACGCCGAGGCTGATTGGCGCGGAAGCCGGCGGTACCGGACCTGAAGAGGGGTGCCATGCCGCGAGAATGACGGGAGAAGGCAGAACGGGAGTGATCCAGGGCTATAAGAGCCGGTTTCTCTTCGATGGAGACGGGCAGGTTCTGCATACCCATTCCATATCCGCAGGACTCGATTACCCGGGCATCGGTCCCCAGCTGGCTCATCTGGGCGATACGGGACGGATCGAATTCACTTCAGTCCGCGATGATGAGGCCCTGGAAGCCCTTCGTTTTTTCGCTTCCAACGAAGGAATCATTTTCGCTCTCGAGTCGGCCCATGCCGGCGCGGCGGGACTGAAAATCGCGGAACAGTACAAACCGGGAGAGGCTGTTATAATAAATATGTCGGGACGGGGCGATAAGGATATTTTCATTACGGCCAAAGCCCTCCAGCGTGATAAATGGTTTGACTTTTTAAATGAGGAGACGAAAAATGGCTGA
- a CDS encoding bifunctional indole-3-glycerol phosphate synthase/phosphoribosylanthranilate isomerase, protein MNILNKIASIRRETIKREGYTLGSAVPPERDVPLQKFGQNPFVICEIKRRSPSKGKISEIADPVKQAGLYFGKGIRNISVLTEEDHFGGTLDDLIAVKRAYPEAAVLRKDFLLEKEDVLVSYRAGADAVLLIAALLDKEKIEELYHYAVSLGLAVLVEVHNREEVDKVRSFRPKIMGINSRNLKTFRIDQILPIELKKHIDWETQVVYESGISSFNEAIIPFESGFAGILVGESVVRDPDLIDDLIQAAERKGEGNFWNRLYSRKRQGRPLVKICGITNREDGEAAVGMGADILGFVLAESPRRADPSFIRTVKDLDVLKVAVVVTGEGEPDREVMELLEKGYLDAVQFHGNENPGDLRSFSYPCFKALRLRDRGDVQEIDRFPGPRVLVDAWSDKEYGGTGKRLDGEIVTEASQVRPLWMAGGLSPENISGIISEFRPELIDASSRLEAEKGRKDHGKMKEFFREIDNGCV, encoded by the coding sequence ATGAATATTCTCAATAAAATAGCTTCGATACGCAGAGAGACCATTAAAAGGGAAGGCTACACTCTGGGATCGGCGGTTCCACCGGAAAGGGACGTCCCTTTACAGAAGTTCGGTCAGAATCCCTTTGTCATCTGCGAGATAAAACGGCGTTCGCCGTCGAAAGGGAAAATATCGGAAATTGCCGATCCTGTTAAACAGGCCGGTCTGTATTTCGGAAAAGGTATCCGCAATATTTCAGTTCTGACTGAAGAAGACCACTTCGGCGGAACGCTCGATGATCTTATTGCAGTAAAAAGAGCCTATCCCGAAGCGGCTGTTCTCCGTAAAGACTTTTTACTTGAAAAAGAGGATGTGCTGGTATCCTACAGAGCCGGTGCCGATGCCGTTCTGCTTATCGCCGCCTTGCTGGACAAAGAGAAAATCGAAGAGCTGTACCATTATGCCGTAAGCCTGGGATTGGCGGTTCTTGTGGAAGTTCACAACAGGGAGGAAGTCGACAAAGTGCGCTCTTTCCGACCGAAGATTATGGGAATCAACAGCAGGAATCTCAAAACCTTCCGAATAGATCAAATCCTTCCCATCGAATTGAAGAAGCATATCGATTGGGAGACTCAGGTCGTTTACGAGTCGGGGATCTCCTCTTTCAATGAGGCTATCATACCCTTTGAGAGCGGTTTCGCCGGGATTCTGGTCGGCGAATCTGTTGTCAGGGATCCTGATCTGATTGATGATCTGATCCAGGCTGCGGAACGTAAGGGGGAGGGAAATTTCTGGAATCGTCTCTATTCGCGGAAACGGCAGGGCAGGCCTCTGGTTAAAATCTGCGGTATAACAAACCGCGAGGACGGGGAGGCAGCGGTCGGGATGGGAGCCGATATTCTGGGTTTCGTCCTGGCCGAATCGCCCCGGAGAGCGGATCCCTCATTTATCCGGACTGTTAAGGATCTTGATGTTCTGAAAGTGGCGGTCGTGGTTACAGGGGAAGGCGAGCCGGACAGAGAGGTCATGGAGCTCCTGGAAAAGGGGTATCTGGATGCTGTTCAATTTCACGGCAATGAAAATCCCGGTGATCTGAGGAGTTTCTCCTATCCCTGCTTCAAAGCTCTGAGATTGAGAGACAGGGGGGATGTGCAGGAAATTGACAGATTTCCCGGACCGAGAGTTCTGGTCGATGCCTGGTCGGATAAGGAATACGGCGGCACAGGCAAGCGCCTTGACGGAGAGATAGTCACTGAAGCTTCGCAAGTCCGGCCTCTCTGGATGGCTGGCGGATTGTCTCCGGAAAACATCAGCGGGATTATCAGTGAATTCAGACCCGAGCTCATCGATGCTTCGAGTCGTCTCGAAGCGGAAAAAGGACGTAAGGATCATGGGAAAATGAAAGAATTTTTCAGGGAGATAGATAATGGCTGTGTATAA
- a CDS encoding bifunctional anthranilate synthase component II/anthranilate phosphoribosyltransferase, which yields MILLIDNFDSFTYNVYQFLTELTDIPVEVHRNNAISIEDIREMNPHAIIISPGPGRPEDAGISMETVRTFAGKIPILGVCLGHQVIGEVFGGKIIPAARIVHGMVEPVSHDGKGVFRNLSAPLNCTRYHSLAIEEKSLPAELEITARTPDGEIMGVRHRDYVVEGVQFHPESIASEEGKRMLRNFLNYRKEPFDVKGKLEKIMNGQDLNRDEAVLFMEELTDGSLSDIHIAGYLTAFNTKGVCAEEIAGCASVLHKKRVPVKTGEPVLDIVGTGGDGIGTFNISSFSALVAAAGGAAVAKHGNRAVSSRSGSADFYREMGVPVDISPQQAEKLLSDARFSFLFAPVYHKAMRFAAPVRKALGVKSIMNLLGPLVNPAAAEYQIIGVYREDLCEIMADAAHMLGVKRVMVIYGQDGIDELSVSAPSRVIVIDERGQKEDYIFDPAALGIGPYSLDDLKGGDAAENAALARDLLDGKGRPAIRDAVLLNGGAGLYIYGLAGSIEEGYKIAKTSLESGKVQQLLGHLQGSFS from the coding sequence ATGATCCTTTTAATCGATAATTTTGATTCCTTTACTTATAATGTTTACCAGTTTCTCACTGAGCTGACAGATATCCCCGTGGAGGTTCACAGAAACAATGCCATCTCTATTGAGGACATCAGAGAGATGAATCCCCACGCCATTATCATCTCCCCCGGTCCCGGCCGGCCTGAAGATGCGGGAATATCCATGGAGACTGTCAGGACTTTCGCCGGAAAGATCCCCATTCTGGGGGTCTGCCTCGGGCATCAGGTCATTGGAGAAGTCTTCGGTGGAAAAATCATCCCGGCTGCCAGGATCGTTCACGGTATGGTCGAACCCGTCAGCCATGACGGCAAAGGGGTGTTCAGGAATCTTTCCGCCCCGCTGAACTGCACCAGATATCACTCGCTGGCCATAGAAGAAAAGAGTCTACCGGCCGAACTGGAAATTACGGCCCGGACTCCCGATGGCGAGATCATGGGCGTCCGGCATAGGGATTATGTCGTAGAAGGTGTTCAGTTTCATCCTGAGTCCATCGCCTCGGAAGAAGGTAAGCGGATGCTCAGAAATTTCCTCAATTACAGAAAAGAGCCTTTCGATGTAAAGGGAAAACTGGAAAAAATCATGAACGGCCAGGATCTGAATCGTGATGAGGCGGTCCTTTTTATGGAGGAGCTGACTGATGGAAGCCTCAGCGATATACACATCGCAGGATATCTGACGGCCTTCAATACCAAAGGTGTCTGCGCCGAGGAAATCGCCGGGTGCGCCTCGGTCCTTCACAAAAAAAGAGTTCCCGTTAAAACCGGAGAACCGGTTCTCGATATAGTGGGAACCGGCGGCGACGGCATAGGTACTTTTAATATTTCTTCTTTTTCCGCGCTGGTCGCAGCAGCGGGCGGCGCAGCCGTGGCAAAGCATGGAAACAGGGCCGTCAGTTCCAGAAGCGGAAGCGCCGACTTTTACCGGGAAATGGGTGTTCCTGTAGACATCTCTCCGCAACAGGCGGAGAAATTACTATCCGATGCGCGCTTTTCCTTTCTCTTCGCACCGGTGTACCACAAAGCCATGCGGTTCGCCGCACCGGTCAGAAAAGCCCTCGGTGTAAAATCGATTATGAATCTGCTCGGCCCCCTGGTTAATCCCGCCGCGGCGGAATATCAGATCATCGGTGTTTACCGGGAGGACCTCTGTGAAATTATGGCCGATGCCGCCCATATGCTCGGCGTGAAGCGGGTTATGGTGATTTACGGGCAGGACGGTATTGATGAGCTTTCAGTCTCAGCGCCTTCGAGGGTTATCGTCATCGATGAAAGGGGACAAAAAGAAGATTATATTTTCGATCCTGCAGCACTGGGGATCGGTCCTTATTCCCTCGATGATCTGAAAGGGGGAGACGCTGCTGAAAATGCCGCACTTGCCCGGGATCTTCTCGATGGAAAAGGAAGGCCGGCTATCAGGGATGCGGTTCTGCTCAACGGCGGAGCCGGGCTCTATATCTATGGTCTGGCCGGTTCCATAGAAGAGGGATACAAAATAGCGAAAACATCTCTGGAGTCCGGGAAGGTTCAACAACTTCTGGGACATCTGCAGGGAAGTTTCTCATGA